The stretch of DNA AGGAGTTGCTTGGTGGACCGTAGACATTGCTCGGAGGGCGTTTATCAGCGGCAACGACTCCGAGGATTACTGAAAGTAATtggatgtttttgttatttgggTGGTAGTTGTACTATATAACATAATAATGCATATGTAATGTTTATGAGTTTCTTTTGGATCAGTTATTATTCAAGGAAGATTCaccgtagtatatatatttattgggattttaatgtaaaattttgagGAAATATCCAAGTTCAATCTAACgcttaatcagagagagagagaagagagagagagagagagagagagagagagagagagagagagagagagagagagaccctaactCAGCGACTGTATTCTATTATGTCACTGAAACTTAGCACTTCTGACTTCAGCTACACGGAGTAAGGCGAACATACAACACTTCGCCGTGCATATCGAACACCGTAAAAGCTTTCTTACCACTGAGGATCAGTCCCTTCATCATCTTGTATCGAGATGAGCGGATGGAGAGCGCGTAGTAAAGAGGAGGAAAGCGAGAAGGATTGTGGTGCCGATATTCGAGCTGGCACACCTTTTATACCGCTCCAGCTGTGGTGTGTGCCTCTTTCCTTGCCCTGCCCACATGACCTCTCGAGGGCCACCGCTCTCCTGGCCTCACCTCATGCAATATATTTCATGCAAGAAATTGTGACCTAATCTGCAAGGCgttgctgtttgtgtgtgtgtgtgtgtgtgtgtgtgtgtgtgtgtgtgggcatttCCTTGACGGGGAAGGAAATTTGGGTTGCGAGAGAGCTACCCATCCCATTTTTTGCTCGTGTTTTagttaacattttaattttgaaatgttgtTCCTAAAATGAAGCGTCCATCTTTTCTCTGGTAAAATTCTTCCAAAAATATtcgatttttgttcattttcatgttatttactatTGTTTGTAAGATCCCCCAATTTGTTtagtatctttatttctttttaaatggtgCTCGAAAAATGAAgtatcattttatatttggtatggtatacaaatctttgttttctttttttagtttcatgATACTTATATTTGTAAGATATTTCCCTCACCacaataaatacagtaattcTTGTTACTTTGTGCCTGTAGGCagagttttgtcatttttgatgTTGCACGTACACCATTTGTATTCTGTTGATCAGATATCATTCCCCAGGAAGTAAAAGTTTCCCTTTTCAGCTTGTTTATTTCTTGAAGCTGTTGGCAACATTTCACCGTCATTAGCGTTTTATATATAATCCAAGAGGCCTTCCTAATCTTTTGTTGTTTAAATAAAGGCTGTAATATACAGAAAGCATTATCTTTCGTTAGCGCTCCCTACCGATAATTATTATTGCGTGAATCctcattttggaaaaatattaacGTTCCTGCTACTCACCCATtcccccactaaaaaaaaaattaaataagttttcCCTTTCTATTTGTTGAGgttgtaagcaaaaaaaaaaaaaaaaaaatttttgcccttttttcgCCAGTATACACTGCAGTTAGCGCTTCCTATCGATAACTATTTGTTGCTTGAATCCttactttgtaaaaatataacGTTCCTGCTACTCACCCATTCCCccactgtaaaaaaaacatttccctttCTATTCGTTGAGgctgtaagcaaaaaaaaaaaaaaatttttttttttgccctcatTAACTttccatgtatatacagtacacacagcATTTAGCAGTTAGCACTCCCTATCGATAATTATTTGTCGCTTGAATCCTCACTTTGTGAAAATAGTAACGTTCCTGCTACTCACCCATTCCCccactgtaaaaaaaacatttccctttCTAGTCGATgaggctgtaaaaaaaaaaaaaaaaatttttttttttgcccttatCAACTTTCCATGTATATACACGAAGCGTTAGCGCTCCCTATCGATAATTATTTGTTGCTTGAATCGTCAGTTTGTAAAAATATAACGTTCCTGCTACTCACCCATTCctccactgtaaaaaaaaaagttttccctttCCTATTCGTTGAGgctgtaagcaaaaaaaaaaaaaaagtttttttgccCTCATTAactttccatgtatatatacattacacacagcAGTTAGCGCTCCCTATCGATAATTACTGTTGCTTGAATcctcattttgtaaaaatatgacgTTCCTGCTACTCACCCATTCCCccactgtaagaaaaaaaaaaaaataaaacaaaaacggtTTCCCTTTCCATTCGTTGAGgctgtaagcaaaaaaaaaaatatttatatattttttctctcattagctttccatgtatatacacacacagcagtTCTCCACGGCGTACGTGGGGCTAATTTGCGATGATCAGCGCTAGTGACGGCGTGTGTTTCGGGGCAGGGATGACGCACGGCAAGGCTGTTCCAGATTTCGTCTCTCCGCCCCAGGGGAACCTGTTCGGAATCTCACACCTGGGCGCATGTTTTTCTACGATGATTTTATTTGTTACACGttctcctcccacccccacccccaacattTTTTTCTTGGTGTAGTTGCAATAATGATGATAGTTTATGTTGTTTATGCTtacagttatttgttatttttttattttttttaatactgcttTTATTATGGTATTaccgttattattgttattgatattgttttaatggcattattattattattattattattattattattattattattattattattattattattttggacgAAGACCTTCTTTAAGACAAACTTcattgagttattattattattattattattattattattattattattattattattattattattattattatatcacttcatttcatagaaatatggaaagtaaaagttttaaatgtACGTGAGAGTAAATCATGGTGATCACGAACACAGGCAGAGCGAATCGAATTGTTAATTAACCTAACTTACCCGACCTTTCTATATCTTGCTTTATTAAgtgcttattttaatttttccctgtgGTATTAAAGAAATTCTGGCGGTAGTTTATATTTCTCCTTATTCTGACGTAGAAGAATTTCTTCTAAATTTCATGCAAACGCAGAAGCTCACGCGCGCTAACGCATGCaacgcacaaacgcacacattatatatatatcttattttgttttttagatgaaccttacctctccattatttaaataataaatcttaagaatatatatatatatatatatatatatatatatatatatatagtttatttatatatatatatatatatatatatatatatatatatatataatatatatatatatatatatagatatatatatatatatataatatatatatatatatatatatatataaatatatatatatatatatatatatatatatatatatataaaaaaggagattttttcaaaattagtgaaaatacgacatataaaaatgattttagaaCCACTATAAAaatgacacacgcacacatatattatgtatgtatatatatatatatatatatatatatatatatatatatatatatatatatatatatatatatatatatatatatatatatcaacaggagatttttaaaaatcagtgaaaatacGATGGGGTCATTTAAAATGATCTTAGAACTACTGGGCCAAAAACGACAAAACGCAAAACTACCCTGTACAGTGTAGGTTCAAATCCGTTCAAATCATGGCCCTATACATAAGAATAGTACGGCTACAGTTTGTctaattgtcatcttcatttaGATCATGTCCCTTGGAAGCtagaaatatttaggaaaaatgttaCTCATATGTTTTGAAGCGTAGCAAGGTAGCTCAGGGGAGCAGCGTCTCTCTTGGGTCCCTTTTTAAGAGTATAATGCAACTTTGTATAATGGCGATGTTTGACGTAATAATGTATTTTGGTGTAATATGTTATCATGATATGTGTatggttttttttctgaaatgtaaatgttttttcaGTGCATGCTTCTATGACCAATTTTCACGTTTGTGGAATTACACTTCCACCATGTCTTCCCtgtggtaggtttttttttttttttttacgtgttctTGAAAACTTTACAGCAGGTCTGTATTTGAAATCTTCAGTTTTATTCACCAGCGTAAGAGAGAGCCTGACATGAACAGTTATCTGTTGAGTGGATTTCGATGCGTTTAAAGTTGACTTTTGTTCGTCTTAACAGGGATTTGGTGTTTTTGCATTCGGTGTTGGGTGAACTTTTCAAGATTAATTCTCACGTTGCGCAAATCATGTTGTTAAACTCAGTCATTGGGGCAGactcattacaaaattattattattattattattattattattattattattattattattattattattattattattattattattattattataaataggcagcagaccctcttttacatgtggtgttgaaggtgatagctgcatcagcggcgTTCAATTTgtgtagagttttctctatttttctaataattgatttttctaggttactgcgtTCTGCCAATAACACGGTGATATTGGTCATACCTGGAGAGGAAAGCAAGTTGCAAAATTGGAAAAcaaactgctttcctctccaagtgtGACCAATATCggcgtgttactggcagaatgcagtaacctagaaaaatcaattattggaaaaatacagaaaactctgtacaaactgaatgccgctgacgcagctatcaccttcagcaccatattattattattattattattattattattattattattattattattattattattatttgataaaacaCTGTGACGTggcttatactgtatatcatgttAAAAATCAACGATTACTTATAGGTATAAGTTgatgtttacttttatattatcattagttATGTATAAAATCTCTTTCACTCGGAaaccaatgaaatatatataaaaaaataaaaacactataaTTTGTGGCAAGACTACTTCATGACCAATACCATCATTGCATGGATGTGACCGCTTTTCCGATGTAGTGACCGCCTTATCAAAATGATCATTTTATTACCTAACCGTTGCTAAAGGTTGGCTTCTTATTTCGTGTCGATAAGACTTCTTGAAACCTGTTGAAAGCTGCTGCTGTAAGCTGGAAATGGCGAGGTGTTCATGGTTTTCCTATTCGTGTCATTTCCACTTCATGTCATTTACTCGTAACTTGAATATGGAAATGATTGTCTCTCCAGATTCCCTGAATGGGGTCTCGATTAGCAAGCGGTTGGAATGTTTTAGTGCATAATTTTATGAGCTGTACATTTGCTTCACATTTTATTCACAATTCCATGCGcaggcatttatttattttattacacaaCTTTTATCCCCggggtggcgggggggggggaggaatcaCTCCAGAGGGTGTTAGCCTTCCGGTTCACTGCAAGTCCTTTTggtgtgaggttgctagccccacgagTTACTACTGAGGCATAATGGGACTTACCGGTTCGATATAAATAATTGGAAGGTAGGTTGGTAGGCTTTCAAAATCTGACGGAAGGATAGAAATCATCATCTTTCATGATTTAAAGATTTGGTATTCGTTTCTTGCCTTTGTTTTCCCTTACCATTATTAGAAATATCTCTCTTTTCCCGGGAAGGATGTCTGTCATTCCCCTTCCCCATTTTAATTTCCcggtttactatttttttatcatgaaagaaagactacTTCTGTTATCGTAGCCAGAACCTTTGGAATGGGGAAACTCTCGATGTTCTTTCCGCTTTCTCATTTTCAAGTTCCTTACTTAATGGGTTGTCATTTTTATTAGTAACgtaaaaaggtcataaaattcaaaaagagtttaaaacgaaataaaattcattgtccTTTTGTTAAGTAAGAATATCCTCTTAAGTTACGGTTGAGATTTTCGTATCCAATGTTgggaatttatgtatatatttactttcagGCAGGTATGTTTTCATACCCCAAATTCTGTATCTCTGTCATGCATGAAAATCGCGTACGCGTTGCATTTTCGTTGTTCTGTCTGTATTGTGTTCAGCTGTTCGTCTGCACAGTAAAATGTTAGTCATAATTTTCTAAGTGATTGTGCTTTCTTGTACATTAGATCGTGCTGTTTTGAGCTATTTTTTACgtattgtgtaatttttaatacaaaatttcattattatatgtatatatgtatacatatatatatatatatatatatatatatatatatatatatatatatatatatatatatatatatatatactgtattatatatttatgtgtttatttatttatttatgaaatttctatGCACAtggtatttataaatttatgcatatattgaacCGCTTCATGTACAAAAGCAGCAAAACTAATTAGAAAAGTTTGTGGTCTGTGCTGAAAATGATCTTAAATACATAATAAAGAGATCATTATCTTTGATATTCATTTAGGAAAGTCCTGATATCAGCAATAGTATTTCAGCAAGGTAAACTACACCCAGCTGTGTAGTAGCAAGTTTCAAATGTTAGCATCATCCGTTAAACCTAGattatttgtgaatgaaaattgatgacagtggaatattttattttaacaaaatagacagtatacatttatattaactTTTCATTCCATATTATCATTTCTATAAGATAAGTTATGATGctggaaatacagaaggaattgTCCAGCAACATAAATTCTTGGTAAAGGTAAAAGTTGCATTTCCATTTGCCGGGAAAAGCTCAAACAGAGAACTCAAGTAACAGTAGCCATTAGAGAGGAGCTCCGTATGCTCCTGAAGGAGTTTTTGGTGGTCCATAGCCGTAAGGAACAACTCCGATAAGTTCGTTGACTGAGTAGAAGGATTCGGCGTCAGCGCAGtcgaagttgaaccaccagtcacagacgaggtactgttggttgaagatggtgccgttggggcagaggaaggagtcctgctgGCGGCGTCCATTGGGCCTGTTCTGGCAGATGTGAAAGACCTGGCATCTAGCTTCAGCGTCAGTGTCGGCGTAATATCCAGGGACATTCTGGGCGTTGCAGTCGAATCCGGTATCAGGGACAGAGGCCAAGATAGGATAGTCTTCTCCAGGGACTCCACCTCCAGGAATATTTTTAGCCAAAGCAGCAATGGCAGGATCTATTCCGTATCCGTTTCTAGGTGGTCCGTAGGAATTGCTTGGAGGAGGGGCGTAGCCATTGCTTGGAGGAGGGGCGTAGCCATTGCTTGGAGGGAGATTGTCAGCTGACACAAAGCCGATGACAACTGGAatgtaattttattgaatttaggtttttttttataataaaatctttgTCAGTGTATGTAACTTGATCCAGTGGTTTGTCTAGCTAtcccctgtatgtatgtatgtatgtatatatatatatatatatatatatatatacatatgctgtatgtatatatgcatacatacatatatatatacatatatatattaaatatattatacatatatattcatatatatatatatatatatatatatatatatatatatatatatatatatatttaaatatattatacatatatattcagtatatatatatatatatatatatatatatatatatatatatatatatatatatatatatatatatatatatatatatatatatatatatatatatatatatatatatatatatatatatatatatatatgttcacctTTAGGTTTGTTAATATCATGTAACGccataaaatgagattttttttttaccacagatTAGTAGACCTCTCATGATGTCTGTATGTCGTTGAGGCCACAAAATCAGATTTCTAGAAACTGCTGTTGTATAAGCCGAAATGAACTGATGCTTCATGGGTGACCTACCTGAGGTTATATACTCGCTCCTGCCCAAAAAGCCGGTCAGGTTGCTCCGCCGGTGCCATGAAATCTCCGCTCCTCCCCCGAATGACCTTCCTTGAGAAATGTGGCTGTGCATGATGATTATTGCCCCATTCCGATCCAGCTATGATTGCAGAGGAGTGTTACTTTTACAGGAGATTGTAGCCAAATAACAACGATGAAAAGTGGGATGGCAGGTACAGGTAGCGCCAGGTTTGCGGTCATGTGTCATGTTAGAAATAAACGGGATGTTTACGTTTGGTTTGCTTCAAAAAGATTTTTGAACCTTGAGGaaatctttttatctattttgtttataACTTAAAACATTTTAAGAGAAGTGTTTGGTCCCATGCATTTTAGATTGAATTTGATGACGAGAAACAATTCAGATACGATCTGTTAAGACAAATTGACGCCcttcttaatttatattatatatatatatatatatatatatatatatatatatatatatatatatatatatatatatatatatatatatatatatatatgtgtgtgtgtgtgtgtgtatatacatagatatatgtatataaacattatacatgtatatattatatatttacagtatacatacatacatatatatatatatatatatatatatatatatatatatatatatatatatatatatatatatatatataatataatataatataatacacacacacactaactgaccaaccaggtgctgcccaggataactgaatgacaaccgatactctctctctctctctctctctctctctctctctctctctctctctctctcctcctcctcctcctcctcctcctcctcctcctcctcctcctcctcctcctcctcctcctcctcctccctgacaccccctttactctctttctcacttcctctccctgtcactctctctctctctctctctcttactctctcccttttctgtcttactctctcccttttctgttaagatagttgcttcagttacattgcccagtaatttgtaacattttacatttcatcccttctcacccctatTCCCATCagggtgaacttggacttgaaggtcatcggaagtgtcactattcaccgcagcgacctcaaaactatggattagacaccaaaatctgtcatttttgacattttatttttcaccccttttcatcccccattcctgtcggggctgaacttggacttaaaggacatcgggagtgtcactgttcatctcagcgacctcgaaaactatggattagacactaatatctgtcggttttggttatttttacgtcacacccttcccacccccacccctttggtgccagtgatgtcttccccccacccacagtattcttttccagatagtaagtcatatgtataccggaatgaggtatatatatatgtatgtatatagtcaggaattaataaaaaaaactggaatttgcgaaaagtaaaattaaaattattagcgTAAGTACTGTATTGAAATGAGGTTGTTCATGAGTCACCGTTGACACATTGGCCTGATGATGATCTTTCGATACTCTTTCCTCTCGTAAGTTGATCCCATTGAGATGACACACAAGAAATGAACCTTGAGGGTCTTTcatgaatatttgaatttttgataGTATACTTGagataattttaaatgatttcaaataataatgaactaTCTCAACAATGGATGgcgtaaattttaaaaaagtcttcaaaaatttatacattttatgtataactaaggtagcaataaatgaaatcaattcGCCAGGTAAGCAGACACCTgactgatatataatttatatttgctaGTCCCCTTTGACATAATAGTTCATTGTCTTCTAGGCCTGTTGGTTAGAATCTTCAAGTTAGCTGTGCTCTCTGAATAAGATCTTCCATCAACCtgctcctcccctctctctctctctctctctctctctctctctctccatatgcatTTCGACATAGAACAGTTATGGCTAATGATCATATaaattattgtactgtacatactgaGAATGATCTCAACATTCGTCTCATCTCAGATGAACTGCAGTAGATGCAGTGCTACTTAAATAACAAGCAGTCACCAGGACAATTGTAAAAACATTCTACTGTTTTTCGTGCCATTTTCTTGCTTCACTTTTGAAACAAGAAGAATACGGAGACCATGGCACTGGCATTCATTATACTGAAGGGCGTACCTTGTGGTTATACTCTATGATTATGGTTTAAACTGAGCTATAAATATGGAAAACGTATATGTCAGTATTCCGAGTCTTTATTATGAAGAAATCCGTAGGCCTATACTTCTTAGTAAACACGGGTATTGATCAtgattcttcctctttttctcaggTGGTCAGATTGACCAGAACTTTTAGATAGATGTGGTCCAAAAGTTTTCCGTATCGACCACCAAAATTTTTTTCGATCCTTTAGCTGATCCTAATTAATTTGACCACATGTTCTCTTATCCTTTGTCATCTTCACCTTCTTCCCTCTTTTGTGAGTGATCAGTGATGTGATGGCTAAATGTAATGAAGAAAACTATCACATACCAGCTgtgtttttttcataagtttatttgtgaaaaaatttaGAAGTACTCAGAAAATGTCTATGCTTAGACGAATATAGGGGAATTTGCCAAATGTCTTGATTCTAGTAGAGACCGATATGAAAAAGGGAGGAATGTGgtagtgaaagaaaaaatgtctaaactttacaaaaaagcaaataagatTGCTTGAAGTAGTTCCAGTTCTGTTTGTTTTGAGAGTGAATTTGGGAGGCGATGGTAGGTTCGGTGTTgtacagaaaaatgagagagaaaattcaacTCTAGTTAGCATAATAAAGCCATGGTGTCATAtgtaggaataaagaaaaaaatacgagcTCGATCGAGGAGCAGAACCCTGAGTAAATAAAGTCCGTGTCTTAGAAGTATTATTAAGATGGGGAGCCAAAGAAGAAATACTATATGATGAGGATGGTAGAGTTTAAAGATAGGAACGTATTTGTAATGTCAGAGATATTTTAGTTGATAGGAGAAAATTGAGCTGCTAAAGGAGAGGGGATGTCGCACATTCATTCATAGAGCGAGTTGAAATCAATCCAGAAAGAAGACAAAAGGAGACTTGGGTTAaaatcaaggattttttttcaagCGCAAGAACCAATTGGACGGTCATCGTAGTAAACACTCCCCAGGTGTATTAAACAATTCGATGCCTATTCCATCAAGGAAGGCCTGTCCTTCGAAGAAATCACGCCTGGAaggaaagtaaagggaaatataataataataataatcatctttatttccagcacgaggccatatacatggaatatacaaagtagaggcattacaatagaTGCACAAACTAGACGCACGatttaaagtgataaaaatgataattggcaatatccacacagttgctgaagtagtagtagaaaaataaaagagcaattaTATTATGGGTAGGGACAGTTTTATtactgagaataatagtaaaaataataataaaaagcttattGAAAATGATAGCATTTAGAAACATAGTGCCTACAAACTAATTTCCTGCTTTGGATCTTAGGTGGaatacagaagtcaggtccagagggctaaatacgaaaaagtgaaaaaagcaaatctcaatgataataataacgtaaaagataataataataataataataataataagtaatcatATACAAGAAACTACAATTATTTTCCTTACTATTCGAGAAAGCTCACGTATATTGAAGAATGATCAGCACTCACTGGTGAGGCCTAAATTGACATATATATGCTTGGACCTAGAATTAATTTAGCATAtattatttgtgattttcacctGCAATGTAAACTTCAGCATCTTTGAGATTCATTTAGGAATGCCCTAATATCTGCAATATTTTTGCAGTACTATAAAGTATATCCTGCtatatgttaataattttaaaatgtcagcATTGTGTTTTAAAACTGTGttatatgtgaatgaaaattgatgacagcggaatattttattttaacaaaatagacAGTATACATTcgtattaatttttcactttatattatcatttctataAGATACGTTATGCTGCTGAAaagacagacacaaggaattgTCCAGCAATATGGATTCATGGTAAGAGTAACAGTTGCATTTCCATTTGTCGGGAAAAGCTCAAACAGAGAACTCAAGTAACAGTAGCCATTAGAGAGGAGCTCCGTATGCTCCTGAAGGAGTTTTTGGTGGTCCATATCCATAAGGAACAACTCCGATAAGTTCATTGACTGAGTAGAAGGATTCGGCGTCAGCGCAGtcgaagttgaaccaccagtcacagacgaggtactgttggttgaagatggtgccgttggggcagaggaaggagtcctgctgACGGCGTCCATTTGGCCTGTTctggcagatgtggaagacctggcaTCGAGCTTCAGCGTCAGTGTCGGCGTAATATCCAGGGACATTCTGGGCGTTGCAGTCGAATCCGGTATCAGGAACAGAGGCCAAGATAGGATAGTCTTCTCCAGGGACTCCACCTCCAGGAATATTTTTAGCCAAAGCAGCAATGGCAGGATCTATTCCGTATCCGTTTCTAGGTGGTCCGTAGGAGTTGCTTGGAGGAGGGGCGTAGCCATTGCTTGGAGGGAGATTGTCGGCTGACACAAAGCCAATGACAACTGGAATGTAATGTTAATGAATTTAggtggaatttttttcataataaaatctttGTCAGTGTATGTAACATGAACCAGTGGTTTGTCTAGCTAtcccttgtatgtatgtatatatatatatatatatatatatatatatatatatatatatatatatatatatatatatatatatatatatatatatatatatatatatatatatatatatatatatatatatatataaaatacataaattatatatatattttatatatatgttcacctTTAGGTTTGTTAATATCATGTAACGccataaaatgagatttttttaccACAGATTAGTAGACTTCTCATGATGTCTGTATGTCGTTGAGGCCACAGAATCAGATTTCTAGAAACTGCTGTTGTATAAGCCGAAATGCAACTGATGCCTCATGGGTGACCTACCTGAGGTTATATACTCGCTCCTGCCCAAAAAGCCGGTCAGGTTGCTCCGCCGGTGCCATGAAATCTCCGCTCCTCCCCCGAATGACCTTCCATGAGAAATGTGGCTGTGCATGATGATTATTGCCTCATTCCAGTCCAGCTATGATTGCAGAGGAGTGTTACTTTTACAGGAGATTGTAGCCAAATAACAACTGAGAAAAGTGGGATGGCAGGTACAGTTAGCGTCAGGTTTGCGGTCATGTGTCACGTTAGAAATAAACAAGTTGTTTACTTTTGGTTTGCTTCAGAAAGATTTTTGAACCTTTTaggaaatcattttttttgtcttttttgtttaaaacttaaaacattttaaGAGAAGTGTTTGGTCCCATGCATTTTAGATTGAATTTGATGACGATAAACACTTCAGATACAATCTATTAAGACAAATTGACGcctaatcttatatatatatatatatatatatatttgtatatatatgtgtttttatatatatatatatatatatatatatatatatatatatatatatatatatatatatatgcaacctcATTTCCATACAGAATAAATACTATACTGATGCTAATacccataatttttttctttttctttatatatatatatatatatatatatatatatatatatatatatatatatatatatatatatatatatatatatatatatatatttacatacattatacat from Macrobrachium rosenbergii isolate ZJJX-2024 chromosome 51, ASM4041242v1, whole genome shotgun sequence encodes:
- the LOC136832966 gene encoding uncharacterized protein, whose amino-acid sequence is MHSHISQGRSFGGGAEISWHRRSNLTGFLGRSEYITSGRSPMKHQFISAYTTAVSRNLILWPQRHTDIMRGLLICVVIGFVSADNLPPSNGYAPPPSNGYAPPPSNSYGPPRNGYGIDPAIAALAKNIPGGGVPGEDYPILASVPDTGFDCNAQNVPGYYADTDAEARCQVFHICQNRPNGRRQQDSFLCPNGTIFNQQYLVCDWWFNFDCADAESFYSVNELIGVVPYGYGPPKTPSGAYGAPL